tcaacgtcctcgctgggcCCTGATGGGGAGTGGATTGTCCTCGTTTGgtccagcgaggaggttgagccccaaagggagatggacaccaagcggtgtgccagcaaggacgctgaacCCTAAATGGGGTGGATtagtctcacatcgattagagaaggaaacgagtgtcaATGTCCTCGCTGGGTCCCGATGGGGGGTGGATTGCATCGCTGGACCCCAGCGAGGAGGTTAAGCCCCAAAGGGAGATGGatacgaggcagtgtgccaacaaggacgctagaccccgaatagggtggattgggggtcccacatcgattagagaagaaaacgagtgacaacgtcctcactggctcCGATGAGGGGTAGATTGTGGAAAAAAATACTTCCTATCTCTAATCgactcaaattttaaagtaaagagttagaaattttttaatttattattatttggttgAAACTCAAATATTATTGATTAATGTATAAATCCACAACAGAATTTACATTTTGGTAGATAttgatgttttaaaatcatggtATTAATTGTGaatgtaataataaataatataattaaattaaatttaaattatatattccataaaaGTGAATAAATTTTCCCGCTAGAAATCTACGGCATCCTAACCCCAATTTCCAAATCCCGTTCTGGATCGCCGTTCCCGTTGCTATCACATTTGGTTAATCACAGAAGCTCTGGATCTGTTAATGGTCACAATGCACAAATACAAGTGTTCTTCAACGTCTTCAACTTGCTTTCTGATGCTCACATTGCTCCTCTTCATCTCATCCATGGCTACCGCAACTGCAAATTTATCCTCCTTCCTTTCCACAAACAACCGCACCATTGCCTTTCCGTGATCCACGGCGTCGCCAAGCCGTACCACGAGTCGGCTCGTCGTATCGAACTCTCTGTTCAGTATGTAACTTCCCTTGGCTGCCGCTTCCAGTTGTTCGCCTACTCTTTCAAGGCCGCCATTTCCAAGCATCTGATGCTGGAGAAGCTTTCTGCGGATGGATTTCAGTCGGAAGTACCGAAGTACTGGACCTTGATCGGCTGCCAGTACTAAGGCAGTCAGACCGCGGGAGGTAATGGCGACTAATCCACAGGTATATCTATCGATGATTTTGATTGATCTGATCTTTCTCGCTACCTTCTTTCTCGTGATGTTCAAACTACGCGAAACCGCCGCGTAGTTGTCGTGGATTCGCGCGAAATCGCGTTTGTCGAGATCGGACAATGGAGCTCTCTGCGCGAGTAGATCAGAGGTAATCGTTTCAATTTCTTTCGGAGAACAGCATTTCTCGATCGAATCGAGCAATTTTTGAACGAAGCGTGAGTTAGATCGGGCTAATTTGAGGTTCGCCAGGAGACGATGGCAGAGATTTGAAGCCTCCGCACTAACATTGAAGAAATCGATTAAGAGACCTCTAAGCTCCGGCAACATCACAAGCAATGGCGATTCGAGAATCGAAGGATTGGCTTCTAATTGATCAGACTGCAGCAAGATCGTTTCCGAAAATTTGCGGCAGTAATGGTCGGCGGAGGAGGATGTAGACGGCGGCGATTCCTGGACAATCAATTGAGCTTTTGCGAAGAATTCAACGAAGGATCTGGACCTCAATGCACAAAGGTATTCTTCATTTACATTGAAACTTCTTTGAGGCTTGTTTCTAATTTGGTGTTTCACATCTGCAAAAACCGAAATCCAAATGAATCTTGAAGCCCTAAATTTTGTCCACATAATTGAATCTTGAGTAGGAAGAAGCCAACAATTTGTTTGAGAAGAGtaataacaatttatttatatataatatggaAAAGCACCCAACCAGGGAGAAGGAAGAGTTGCTTGTTCAAATTGATTGGTTGCCGGAGAATACTCCAATTTTTTGGGTATGTTGATTAATTAGTATTGCATAAGTTTTGATTCCCCTTTGTTGTTTTGGGGTCATACCCAAACTTTGAAAGCTTCACCCCTTATCAAACAATTTCTCGAACAATTTGAAAGTGTATCTAACaagttcttgaattttattatcTGATTCTTAGACTTTAAAAATGTCAGAACTGTCGttatttgaactttcaattttgtatctagCAGCATTGTCTTATCCCACCTTTCCAGACTATGTTTCCTATCATGCCTTTAGCCTTCCGACGATATGCTCTAATagatttgacattttttttaaatgtcaaaTAAGTCAATAGTCAATTATAAGGTACAAACAGAAAGTTTATAGACTTATTAGGCACTTTCTAAAGTGTAGAGACATATCtattgaggattattgagagtgagtcccaccttggttaatttagtggaagatcataggtttataagtgaagaatactatcgtacgagaccttttaggaaagcccaaaacaaagccatgagagcttatgcttaaagtggacaatatcataccattgtggagagtcaggATTCCAAACAGAATCAAAATTGTAACTTCTATTAtttgacacaaaattgaaagtgaCATCAACTTAAAACTTTCGAATATTAGTGGTGATAGggatataaatttaatgatgTTTAGTAATAAGGAAAAGGCCTTGGATTTTTAGACACGTGGAATTTGATTACTTATACTCTTTTTTTTGAATTGTGGAATTAAGGAAGCAAGCGAGGAGAGAGCCCAAAAAGAGTTTAAAGTGTGTGGTTTGAGTATGTATTATgtgttaggggaaggtttccaagAGGCTTATTCTTAAGCTAGCTACCATCTTTGGCCTAATTATAGGAAAGATGTACAAGCCATaaaatatgattattattattattattattatttatttaaacattatGTTATATAAGCCAAGCATAAATACATGGTcccaattaaaatttagatttctaAAGAAATACTAGTGAATACCCATTTGTCGGGATTGTAAAATTGGTTGTAAATCTTTGTTTGTTCaagataaatatttcaaaatttctctaTCGAAAACTAAATATATGTTAATCTGAATATAGATCAACTGGTCAAGTAACATCATTGACCAAAATATTAGAGGTTTAAATTTTCAGACTTGTACTGAAATTTAGAACATTTCGAAAAATTTAGAAGAGTAGATAAAGAGggaataatttcattttccttaGATGTTTGACAAAATTAATATGGTTGACAAATGACCGATGGAAATATGCCATCTTGTGGTCGAAAATTCTCGAAGGAAAAAACCTAAAGAAACGTAACACTCCAATTAAATActacaatttcaattttaattataagtttgattttgctttttagttttcaaaattgtatTGATTTCTTTGTCATTTATCGTCAATTAATTTCatcctttaaaaaaagaaattttgaattttagccgaattaaaaaatatatatataataagcttttaatgttttaatttttttaatctttttaaaaaaatatttatattttagactaattaaaaaaaatataactacggtatttaaattactatttaaaaaaaaaattgttcaacCAATTAGGTAAATTGAATTAACTCACATTTATGGATTAGGTTGGATTTCTCTTAATTGAATTAGGTGAATTAGGTAAACTGAATCAACTctaatttattgtaattttaaaaaatatattttatatacaatccaattatatatataatttatttatttttaattaatgtcataattatttttttggattatttatttttcaacagttcttaaaaataatttttaagtacagtaatttttcaaaaattatgttatttaaattaaattataaatctgaattaaatatttaaaaataaataaatagatattttatttttattaacgaGAATAAATGACCCAAcgcaacaaaaaagaaaagtcggTTTTTTACCGTCAGTAATTGAGTAGTTGTGTACAGTAAAATTTTGGTCGGGAGGGGAAGTATTGTGACAGGGTCCCAAATGTTCTAGAAACTTCCGGTAGAATCTAGTCACTAATTACAATGCCCTTCACCGGCAACCGGCTAATCCAGGTTCCCTGTTCCTCTCACTCTCTCAGTCGCcatcttcctttttcctctgCCCCAACAGTCGCACACACACGCAGAGACCAAAATCATAATCGAAAACCCAAAAACGTCGCCGCTCTCAAATCCCAATCCGGACACCCCGAAATTCCTCGCGAAAATCTTGTTGTGTTGTGTTACTTGAAAGATTCCCATTGATTTTCGAGAGAATCTTCGCGAATTCCTTGCCTATTTTAGGGGACAAAAATGGCATCATCCAAGCTCTGGGCATCTTCCAGTTCGCGAAATTCGGATCTATCTCgaggttcttcttcttcttcctcttctgcTTCTCTTTTAAACCCTCAATTTCTCTCCAATAGTTCCAGGAATAATGACAACAATCGGACTCGCAATCGAAGCCATAGTCTTAGCTCGATGAATCTCGATGGCTTAGTTCGTGATGGGTATGATTCTAATCCCACGGAGTCTATTCTCTTAGATGCGCAGATCACTCTTGTTGATTCCCCTATCCCCTCTACGTTTCCCATGAATATGACTAATTCCTCTGCCGTCATTGATAGTTATCACAATACTTCCTCCGGCGCGCCCAAGACTGTGGATGATGTGTGGAGGGAGATTGTGTCGGGTGAGAGGAAGGAGTTGAAGGAGGAGGTTACTGATGAGTTGATAACCCTCGAGGATTTTCTTGTGAAAACTGGAGCTGCGCCTGTTGAGGATGTCAAATTGCCGCAGACGGAGAGGCTGAGTGGAGGGATTTTTTCGTTTGATTCAATTCCAGGCAGCTCGTTTCAGGCAGTGGAAAAGGTCGAAGGATCCATTGTGGGGTTTGGGAGTGGGGTCGATTTGGTTGGCAGTGGAGGAAGTGTGGGGAGAGGGAAAAGAGGGCGAGCTGCCTTGGAGCCCATGGATAAGGCTGCTGAGCAAAGACAGAGGAGGATGATCAAGAATAGGGAGTCTGCTGCAAGGTCTAGGGAAAGGAAGCAGGTGACTGAATGTGCTCTTTATAAACAAAAGCAACTTTCAGCTTTGATTCTTGTTTGAAATGTATTTGATGGTATACTTTTGCTGTTTGGTTTTTCGATCTCAGGCTTATCAAGTGGAATTAGAGTCGTTAGTTGCAAAATtagaggaggagaacgagCGGCTTTTGAGAGAAAAGGTACTTTTATTTTCGATATCATACACATGAGAAcatcttttttattcaattttctgTTCCACTGGATTTTGGGATCTATTTGTTATTGCTTTCATTTGCCTGTTGGAGAAAGTTGCTTAAGAATTTGTAAAGTTTTTTGAGAATCTCAAAGTGGGATTCGAATCCAGAATGCGTCAGAGATTGCTTTTCTTCTTATGAAAGCTACAAGCTATCATTATATTGATCCAGAGAGATCTTACTATATATTGGAGCCTGAACTTTTCTCCTTCCATTTGATCCTTCAGACCTCCCTGAATCTCTCTTTTATGAAATTCCATTCTAATTCCCTGTTTTTTAGTTCCCAACGAACTAGTATAAATTTGAGTACATTGGGCTACATGGaatatgtgatgtcccacattggttggggaggagaacaaaacaccctttataacggtgtggaaaccttcccctagcagacacgttttaaagcctcgagggaaatctcgaaagggaaagcccaaagaggacaatatttgctagcggtggatctggatcATTacagaatattttattttatgttaatcttatgttgttattttatatcttAGATCTTGAGCAGTATCTTTGCTGATGTGCATACTGAATAATCATTTGTCTGATTAGGATCAATGGTGGATATATTTGATAGTTGGTGAATAGGAGCTTAAAATTATTGACTAAAAGAGACTGCAGGGCACCAAGAAACAGTTAAAGCTATTGGTATTTCTGATTTTAGAAGGATCCTGAAGAAcacaaataattcttttttactaGCAAAATACTATGCGTAGGAAAAGGGAGAGAATAATCGTTGTGGATCCATTTGTGTTATTTagaaaacaataatgaaagaaatattCTATAATATGTGCTGTTATTTCAAAGATCTAGAAGACTGGAAATAATCCATTTCTGAATGGAGAGACTTAGATGAGTAGGATCCAACTTAGTATAGTTCTGCTTTTGACAAATCTAGGTTTATTCTTTGTGTAGTGTAGGCTAGAGTTGGGAAGTAGGATTTGCAGAGTCTGTATTTTGGTTGTTCACACTTAAACTTTGGGTTTAGTGTTGCATTTGTTTGGTTAATGGGTTTGTAATTTGTGGAAGTAAGTGTGTACGTTGTAGATAAGTTACAAAAGTTCCAGGTTTATGCCTTTGAGATTTGCAAGCTCTAATCTAAGTTTAATAAGCCTACtatgagatccaacatcgatGAGTAGGAGACGAAACATTtgttataagtgtgtggaaatctctccctggcatacgcattttaaaacattgaggaaaaacccgaaagggaaaacgcaaaaaaaaatgttacggGAACGAATGTTCAACTTCACATGTTAGAGCTATATATACCTAACTCATGAGTTAAATGCCACCCGAAATTTATTTTGAGGGTCAACAAAAACttattgtatttgaaaaaAGGAAACCTCTCTCATGGCCATGGATTTCTTGTACCTTTGTAAACAGAGGACTGTTGTCTGTTCTGCAATTTTGTTGGTTACATTTTAGCACTTAAAAAATTCATCTCTTTTGCAGGCCGAGATGAGTAAGGAAAGGCATAAGCAGGTATTGATTTTTAACTTTGATGCTACTATTGCTGTGTTATGAAAGAAGTTTTGCTTTGACTATTGCCTTTCAGCTCTCTTGTGCTCTGtctctcttgttttcttttcaaaaggaATAGCACGGTGAATTTCTTCTAAAATCTAGCTCTTCTGCTTAAGCAGTTGCAATGAATTTTCTTGCTCCATGTTGATAAGAAATCTTTGATTTGCATTTGAATTTCATCAACCtaatttgaagtatttttttgCTGTTACCGAGAGCCATCGTTAAATGTAGCATTTGCGTTCCTCTTGGCTTGTCTGCGAGATATTGAAGTTCATCAAATATCGGATTATCGAATATTTTATTGCATTAGTGATCACGATCATCGAAACATTCTGTGGATAACCTCTATCGTTTAGCTTCTTTTAGAACTTTGTCTTAAAAGAACTTTATGGTACATTCTAGGACAACTAGCATTGGAAACTAAAAAGCAGCTATTTCTTTCGTTACAAGTCTTGGATTGATTattcccaaaagaaaaaaaagaaacagttCTTGTAAGATCACATATTCCACCGGagaggaaacaaaacatttcttaataAAGGTATAAAAACCTCTCTTCAGTAGAGGCTAAAGacaataatatttgctagtggtggacttgaacGGTTATAGATGGTATATTAGTAGTCCTACAGCTTTTTACATACATCTGttcctttatttataatttgcaAAGTAAAAGACTAGTTTCCCTTTAAGCGAGGTATGTTTTCGAATTTAAAGAGTTTTGAGCCCAATCATCCATGTTGTTGATGTGATTAATGGCAAGAAATGCTCACTTTCGAATGTGTCTGTATATTTGTTcatattgaaaacaaaatctgCGTGTACTCATCTGATAAATATGACAGACTGGTGACCTCAGTTTTCACTCTATAGTGACAACTTAAAGTTGAACTACATGGCAGTGTTTACATGTAATGATACTGATACTGCTGGTTTGATATTTTCCTGGTACAGCTAATGGAAAAGGTGATTCCTGTGGTTGAAAAGAGACGACCCCCACGAGGGATTCGGCGAGTGAATTCCATGAAATGGTGAACTACTTATCTTCCACGAGACGCATTCAATAGAGCAGAAGAGATGGACATAGGATTATCGTCACTGAGACCATATTCTTTGCTGGTAATCGCTGAGGTGTGGAGCACCAGTGATCGCAATCCATCCATCAAAGAAGAGATTGACAGGGAATGACAAAACTACAGCAGGATACATGAAAGAAGATGTAAAGGTAGATATTTAGAACAAAGTGGATTAGAGCAAATAAAAGTAGAAACTTTGAGGTGCTCAACTGCCcgtctcacaattttttatGTATGAGAGTAAATATAgggagttgggttgagttcatTAACTTGTTGATAAGACTAGAAGTGTTCTAAAAAACAGTTTCCCCTATGTATGAAGTATTGTGCTAAATTATAACTTATGAAGACTACATTTTAATCTCAaatgaataatgaaaattattttcaataaatagatttgaattttggacATAAGTTgactgaaaaataaa
This genomic window from Cucurbita pepo subsp. pepo cultivar mu-cu-16 chromosome LG01, ASM280686v2, whole genome shotgun sequence contains:
- the LOC111802630 gene encoding UPF0496 protein 3-like, which codes for MWTKFRASRFIWISVFADVKHQIRNKPQRSFNVNEEYLCALRSRSFVEFFAKAQLIVQESPPSTSSSADHYCRKFSETILLQSDQLEANPSILESPLLVMLPELRGLLIDFFNVSAEASNLCHRLLANLKLARSNSRFVQKLLDSIEKCCSPKEIETITSDLLAQRAPLSDLDKRDFARIHDNYAAVSRSLNITRKKVARKIRSIKIIDRYTCGLVAITSRGLTALVLAADQGPVLRYFRLKSIRRKLLQHQMLGNGGLERVGEQLEAAAKGSYILNREFDTTSRLVVRLGDAVDHGKAMVRLFVERKEDKFAVAVAMDEMKRSNVSIRKQVEDVEEHLYLCIVTINRSRASVINQM
- the LOC111791106 gene encoding G-box-binding factor 4-like isoform X3, which produces MASSKLWASSSSRNSDLSRGSSSSSSSASLLNPQFLSNSSRNNDNNRTRNRSHSLSSMNLDGLVRDGYHNTSSGAPKTVDDVWREIVSGERKELKEEVTDELITLEDFLVKTGAAPVEDVKLPQTERLSGGIFSFDSIPGSSFQAVEKVEGSIVGFGSGVDLVGSGGSVGRGKRGRAALEPMDKAAEQRQRRMIKNRESAARSRERKQAYQVELESLVAKLEEENERLLREKAEMSKERHKQLMEKVIPVVEKRRPPRGIRRVNSMKW
- the LOC111791106 gene encoding G-box-binding factor 4-like isoform X1, whose translation is MASSKLWASSSSRNSDLSRGSSSSSSSASLLNPQFLSNSSRNNDNNRTRNRSHSLSSMNLDGLVRDGYDSNPTESILLDAQITLVDSPIPSTFPMNMTNSSAVIDSYHNTSSGAPKTVDDVWREIVSGERKELKEEVTDELITLEDFLVKTGAAPVEDVKLPQTERLSGGIFSFDSIPGSSFQAVEKVEGSIVGFGSGVDLVGSGGSVGRGKRGRAALEPMDKAAEQRQRRMIKNRESAARSRERKQAYQVELESLVAKLEEENERLLREKAEMSKERHKQLMEKVIPVVEKRRPPRGIRRVNSMKW
- the LOC111791106 gene encoding G-box-binding factor 4-like isoform X2 encodes the protein MASSKLWASSSSRNSDLSRGSSSSSSSASLLNPQFLSNSSRNNDNNRTRNRSHSLSSMNLDGLVRDGYDSNPTESILLDAQITLVDSPIPSTFPMNMTNSSAVIDSYHNTSSGAPKTVDDVWREIVSGERKELKEEVTDELITLEDFLVKTGAAPVEDVKLPQTERLSGGIFSFDSIPGSSFQAVEKVEGSIVGFGSGVDLVGSGGSVGRGKRGRAALEPMDKAAEQRQRRMIKNRESAARSRERKQAYQVELESLVAKLEEENERLLREKDQWWIYLIVGE